The following are encoded together in the Streptomyces tsukubensis genome:
- a CDS encoding PP2C family protein-serine/threonine phosphatase translates to MHQLSACPRCEESLDSGDLFCGACGFNLSSVPNPPDSEPTVALNGAASRQAEQSQGQGRAAAQGQASSVDWPTATGAQEQDPDAPVHRPDDLPGLDSGGGELPPRARFDALPRPDAPDRPGRPEQREALGHPEPGADDYRLPAPAAPAPPPPPLVPPMPSVPAPTGPVDPRATVTEPGSAEGALTVCVACRAGRVDADGYCENCGHAQPRERDHMERELNTVAAVTDRGLRHHRNEDAFAVSTTVLADGSPATVAIVCDGVSSATRPDAASLAAARAADASLLAALPRGVHPQQAMHEAILAAAEAVNALALEPNPSPERAHQNAPACTLVGAIVAAGLLTVGWVGDSRVYWVPVDRSTAATRLTEDDSWAAQMVAAGLMNEAEAYADERAHAITGWLGADAYELEPHTASFKPDHAGVVVVCTDGLWNYAEAAEEMAGVLPPDASERPLHSAQVLVGHALDGGGHDNVTVALVPFPQPSAGGGSA, encoded by the coding sequence ATGCACCAGCTCTCCGCGTGCCCCCGCTGCGAGGAATCCCTGGACTCCGGGGACCTGTTCTGCGGGGCGTGCGGATTCAATCTTTCGTCGGTCCCGAACCCGCCGGACAGTGAACCGACCGTCGCGCTCAACGGGGCGGCGTCCCGTCAGGCGGAGCAGAGCCAAGGTCAGGGCCGGGCGGCGGCGCAGGGTCAGGCGTCCTCCGTCGACTGGCCGACGGCGACGGGCGCGCAGGAGCAGGACCCGGACGCGCCGGTGCACCGGCCCGACGACCTGCCGGGGCTGGACTCGGGCGGCGGTGAACTGCCGCCCCGCGCGCGGTTCGACGCGCTCCCCCGGCCTGACGCCCCGGACCGTCCTGGCCGTCCCGAGCAGCGCGAAGCGCTGGGCCATCCGGAGCCCGGCGCGGACGACTACCGGCTGCCCGCGCCCGCCGCGCCGGCCCCGCCACCGCCCCCATTGGTGCCGCCCATGCCTTCCGTGCCCGCCCCCACAGGACCTGTCGACCCACGGGCCACCGTCACGGAACCGGGCTCCGCGGAAGGCGCGCTGACGGTCTGTGTAGCTTGCCGGGCGGGACGCGTCGACGCGGACGGGTACTGCGAGAACTGCGGGCACGCCCAGCCGCGCGAGCGCGACCACATGGAACGTGAGCTGAACACCGTGGCCGCGGTCACCGACCGGGGCCTGCGCCATCATCGCAACGAGGACGCGTTCGCCGTCTCCACGACCGTCCTCGCGGACGGTTCGCCCGCCACGGTGGCGATCGTCTGCGACGGGGTGTCGTCGGCGACCCGCCCCGACGCGGCGTCACTCGCCGCGGCGCGCGCCGCCGATGCCTCGCTGCTGGCCGCGCTCCCGCGCGGTGTCCATCCGCAGCAGGCCATGCACGAGGCGATCCTCGCCGCAGCGGAGGCGGTCAACGCGCTGGCCCTTGAGCCCAACCCGTCCCCCGAGCGCGCCCATCAGAACGCGCCCGCGTGCACGCTCGTGGGGGCCATCGTCGCCGCGGGGCTGCTGACCGTCGGCTGGGTCGGCGACAGCCGCGTCTACTGGGTGCCTGTCGACCGGTCCACGGCGGCGACCAGGCTGACCGAGGACGACTCGTGGGCCGCGCAGATGGTGGCGGCCGGGCTGATGAACGAGGCGGAGGCGTACGCCGACGAGCGGGCGCACGCCATCACGGGCTGGCTCGGAGCGGACGCCTACGAACTGGAACCGCACACGGCTTCCTTCAAGCCCGACCATGCGGGTGTAGTGGTGGTGTGCACGGACGGACTGTGGAACTACGCGGAGGCGGCCGAGGAGATGGCGGGCGTACTGCCGCCCGACGCGTCGGAACGGCCCCTGCACAGCGCCCAGGTACTGGTGGGTCACGCCCTGGACGGCGGGGGCCACGACAACGTAACAGTGGCCCTGGTGCCGTTCCCCCAGCCTTCCGCAGGGGGAGGATCTGCCTGA
- a CDS encoding vWA domain-containing protein, producing MANFSKSNVPQFSVEVYQNEYLPEGGREVNAIVTVTSTGGGTTGTAGTSPVRSGQGGDAAVVIMVDCSGSMDYPPTKMRNARDATSAAIDTLRDGTRFAVVAGTHVAKEIYPGGGRLAVADSATRAQATRALRSLSAGGGTAVGTWLRLADRLLSTADVTIRHGILLTDGRNEHESNEDLRATLTACGGRFTCDARGVGTDWEVKEVTSIASALLGTADIVADPDALSADFTQMMETAMGKEVADVSLRLWTPLDSEIKFVKQVAPSVEELTARRTDAGPRAGDYPTGSWGDESRDYHVCVEVPTAEIGREMLAARVSLVVPQSDGSAQTLSQGLVRAVWTDDMAASTSLNPQVAHYTGQAELAHVIQEGLDARKAGDQDGATAKLGRAVQLASASGNADTAKLLAKVVDVVDAAAGTVRLKAKVTEADEMTLETRSTKTVRVKK from the coding sequence ATGGCAAATTTCTCGAAGTCGAACGTGCCGCAGTTCTCCGTCGAGGTGTACCAGAACGAGTACCTCCCGGAGGGCGGGCGCGAAGTCAACGCGATCGTCACGGTCACCTCGACGGGCGGGGGTACGACAGGCACCGCGGGCACGTCGCCCGTCCGGTCCGGGCAGGGCGGGGACGCGGCCGTGGTGATCATGGTCGACTGCTCCGGCTCGATGGACTATCCGCCGACCAAGATGCGTAATGCCAGGGACGCCACCTCGGCCGCGATCGACACCCTGCGGGACGGGACCCGCTTCGCGGTGGTGGCGGGCACGCATGTGGCCAAGGAGATCTACCCGGGCGGGGGCAGGCTGGCCGTCGCCGACAGCGCCACCCGCGCCCAGGCCACCCGCGCGCTGCGCTCGCTCAGCGCGGGCGGCGGCACCGCCGTCGGCACCTGGCTGCGGCTGGCCGACCGGCTGCTGTCGACGGCCGACGTCACGATCAGACACGGCATCCTGCTCACCGACGGCCGCAACGAGCACGAGTCGAACGAGGACCTCCGCGCCACCCTCACCGCCTGCGGGGGCCGCTTCACCTGCGACGCACGGGGGGTCGGCACCGACTGGGAGGTGAAGGAGGTGACGTCGATCGCCTCCGCGCTGCTCGGAACGGCCGACATCGTCGCCGACCCCGACGCGCTCTCCGCCGACTTCACCCAGATGATGGAGACGGCGATGGGCAAGGAGGTCGCGGACGTGAGCCTGCGGCTCTGGACACCGCTCGACTCCGAGATCAAGTTCGTCAAGCAAGTCGCTCCGAGCGTCGAGGAGCTGACGGCGAGGCGGACCGACGCGGGCCCGCGCGCCGGTGACTATCCGACGGGTTCCTGGGGCGACGAGTCCCGCGACTACCACGTCTGCGTAGAGGTGCCGACGGCGGAAATCGGCCGGGAGATGCTGGCCGCGCGGGTCTCCCTGGTGGTGCCCCAGAGCGACGGAAGCGCCCAGACCCTGTCACAGGGGCTGGTACGTGCCGTGTGGACGGATGACATGGCCGCGTCGACCTCGCTCAATCCGCAGGTGGCGCACTACACGGGCCAGGCCGAGCTGGCCCATGTGATCCAGGAGGGGCTGGACGCGCGCAAGGCCGGCGACCAGGACGGCGCCACGGCGAAACTCGGCCGCGCGGTCCAGCTCGCCAGCGCCTCGGGGAACGCCGATACGGCCAAACTGCTCGCGAAGGTGGTGGACGTCGTGGACGCGGCGGCAGGTACTGTGCGACTGAAGGCGAAGGTCACGGAGGCCGACGAGATGACACTCGAAACCCGGTCGACGAAAACGGTTCGCGTCAAAAAGTGA
- a CDS encoding FHA domain-containing protein: MPTCPNGHQSGSDDWCEVCGHRMAGPGAPVPPPPPPPAPGYGYPHRGPEPTSGAPGQGQGRPELCPQCRTPREANAPFCEECRWNFLTNTATSYTPAAPPRTSPGTGGPGPGGGPGPGQPQRQPGGYQAPPQSRDPYEYQSSRPSQVNRPAEPLMPDPGGQNRQGAGQEYQQQPQPGYPQTQPPYQQQEQRQPYPQTQPYQPDSYQREQGGHSTAPPAYGSDSGGRGGDDDWLLPPPSARPPLHQQGPGGQVPGQQQYGQPATWTATIGPDREYFMAMMHRSGPEAAGLNLPAYSPEQQRPLVGNQLTIGRRRHSTGDTPDIDLSVPPEDPGVSHQHAVLVQQPDGGWAVVDQNSTNGTTVNGGEDPIQPFVPVPLSDGDQVHVGAWTTITVRRD; the protein is encoded by the coding sequence ATGCCGACCTGCCCGAACGGACACCAGTCGGGTTCCGACGACTGGTGCGAGGTCTGCGGCCACCGCATGGCCGGACCGGGCGCGCCTGTGCCGCCGCCTCCCCCGCCGCCCGCCCCCGGTTACGGATACCCGCACCGCGGCCCCGAGCCGACTTCCGGTGCGCCGGGCCAGGGTCAGGGCCGCCCCGAGCTGTGCCCGCAGTGCCGCACCCCGCGCGAGGCGAACGCCCCGTTCTGCGAGGAGTGCCGCTGGAACTTCCTGACCAACACGGCCACCTCGTACACCCCCGCGGCCCCGCCGAGGACCAGCCCCGGTACCGGTGGTCCAGGACCCGGCGGCGGACCGGGGCCGGGCCAGCCCCAGCGGCAGCCCGGCGGCTACCAGGCGCCGCCGCAGAGCCGTGATCCGTACGAGTACCAGAGCTCGCGCCCTTCGCAGGTCAACCGGCCGGCGGAGCCGCTGATGCCGGACCCCGGTGGGCAGAACCGCCAGGGTGCGGGCCAGGAGTACCAGCAGCAGCCGCAGCCCGGCTATCCGCAGACGCAGCCGCCCTATCAGCAGCAGGAGCAGCGCCAGCCCTACCCGCAGACGCAGCCGTACCAGCCGGACAGCTACCAGCGGGAGCAGGGCGGCCACAGCACGGCGCCGCCGGCCTACGGTTCGGACTCCGGCGGCCGGGGCGGTGACGACGACTGGCTGCTCCCGCCGCCTTCGGCGCGGCCCCCGCTCCACCAGCAGGGCCCCGGCGGCCAGGTACCCGGGCAGCAGCAGTACGGGCAGCCCGCCACCTGGACGGCGACGATCGGCCCCGACCGTGAGTACTTCATGGCGATGATGCACCGCAGCGGTCCGGAGGCGGCCGGGCTCAACCTGCCCGCGTACTCACCGGAGCAGCAGCGTCCGCTGGTCGGAAACCAGCTCACGATCGGCCGCCGCAGACACTCCACGGGAGACACTCCCGACATCGATCTGTCGGTGCCGCCCGAGGACCCTGGGGTCTCGCACCAGCACGCGGTGCTGGTGCAGCAGCCGGACGGGGGCTGGGCGGTCGTCGACCAGAACTCGACCAACGGGACCACGGTCAACGGCGGCGAGGACCCGATCCAGCCGTTCGTGCCCGTACCCCTCTCCGACGGTGATCAGGTGCACGTGGGCGCTTGGACGACGATCACGGTACGCAGGGACTGA
- a CDS encoding methyltransferase domain-containing protein, producing MSAPESVADPSEAPRRALVREITASGALDGEPAWAEAFGAVPRHLFVPFYYRPAEQGGGHERLWGEDPDPGRRAEWLRGAYADEPLATRVRDGELISSSSQPSLMATMLAELGVRDGDNVLEIGAGTGYNAALLSHRLGDGRVTTVDLDPEITESARAHLAAAGYHPAVVTGDGARGCPERGPFDRIIATCALTTVPRAWLAQCGPGARILAPLATGLIALEVRDVGRGEGHFLASPAYFVPLRGGDRRDAEAPYTGGLPRWASRHDRFRFLLALTAGRLDPQEALALWEREHRPQRERFGITVDGEHMWAWLDDPEGPYAWALP from the coding sequence ATGAGTGCCCCAGAGTCCGTCGCCGACCCCTCCGAGGCCCCTCGCCGTGCCCTCGTGCGGGAGATCACGGCGAGCGGCGCCCTGGACGGCGAGCCCGCCTGGGCAGAGGCCTTCGGCGCGGTGCCCAGGCACCTGTTCGTGCCCTTCTACTACCGGCCCGCCGAGCAGGGTGGGGGCCATGAGCGGCTGTGGGGTGAGGATCCCGACCCCGGCCGTCGCGCCGAGTGGCTGCGCGGGGCGTACGCGGATGAGCCGCTGGCCACCCGGGTGCGGGACGGGGAGCTCATCTCGTCGAGCAGCCAGCCCTCGCTGATGGCGACGATGCTCGCCGAACTCGGGGTACGGGACGGCGACAACGTGCTGGAGATCGGCGCGGGCACCGGCTACAACGCGGCGCTGCTCTCCCACCGCCTCGGCGACGGGCGGGTGACCACGGTCGACCTCGACCCGGAGATCACGGAATCGGCCCGCGCCCACCTCGCAGCGGCCGGATACCACCCCGCCGTGGTCACGGGGGACGGCGCCAGGGGATGCCCGGAGCGCGGGCCCTTCGACCGGATCATCGCCACCTGCGCGCTCACCACCGTGCCCAGGGCCTGGCTGGCGCAGTGCGGGCCCGGCGCCCGTATCCTCGCGCCGCTCGCCACCGGGCTGATAGCCCTTGAGGTACGGGACGTCGGGCGGGGAGAGGGACACTTCCTCGCCTCGCCCGCCTACTTCGTGCCGCTGCGTGGCGGGGACCGACGGGACGCGGAGGCGCCGTACACCGGCGGTCTGCCGCGCTGGGCGTCCCGGCACGACCGGTTCCGGTTCCTGCTGGCGCTCACCGCGGGACGGCTCGACCCCCAGGAGGCACTGGCCCTCTGGGAGCGGGAGCACCGGCCGCAGCGGGAGCGGTTCGGCATCACCGTCGACGGCGAGCACATGTGGGCCTGGCTGGACGACCCGGAGGGCCCCTACGCCTGGGCGCTGCCCTGA
- a CDS encoding globin, whose amino-acid sequence MNEIPHGTLQEQTFYEQVGGEETFRRLVHHFYQGVADDPLLRPMYPEDDLGPAEERLALFLMQYWGGPRTYSDNRGHPRLRMRHAPFAVDRAAHDAWLKHMRDAVDQLGLSEEHERTLWGYLTYAAASMVNTEG is encoded by the coding sequence GTGAATGAGATCCCGCACGGCACGCTTCAGGAGCAGACCTTCTACGAGCAGGTCGGTGGCGAGGAGACCTTCCGGCGACTCGTGCACCACTTCTACCAGGGAGTCGCGGACGATCCCCTGCTGCGGCCGATGTACCCCGAGGACGATCTTGGCCCCGCGGAGGAACGGCTCGCGCTGTTCCTGATGCAGTACTGGGGCGGCCCCCGCACCTACAGCGACAACCGCGGTCATCCTCGGCTGCGTATGCGGCACGCCCCGTTCGCCGTGGACCGGGCCGCGCACGACGCGTGGCTGAAGCACATGCGGGACGCCGTCGATCAGCTCGGGCTCTCCGAGGAGCACGAGCGGACGCTGTGGGGGTACCTCACCTACGCGGCCGCCTCCATGGTCAACACGGAGGGCTGA
- a CDS encoding acyl-CoA thioesterase: MARFNYPCPLRWSDMDAFGHVNNVVFLRYLEEARVDFMFRLAPGDGSPSFAGGSVVARHEIDYVRPLFHRHTPVIVQTWVTKIGAASLVIAYEVKDTPESEEIYARATTLVVPYDLEKQRPRRISAEEKSYLQKYLDDGSTASFVA, translated from the coding sequence GTGGCTCGATTCAACTACCCCTGCCCGCTTCGCTGGTCGGACATGGACGCCTTCGGGCACGTCAACAACGTCGTCTTCCTCCGCTACCTGGAGGAGGCGCGTGTCGACTTCATGTTCCGGCTGGCGCCGGGGGACGGCAGCCCGTCGTTCGCGGGCGGTTCTGTCGTGGCCAGGCACGAGATCGATTACGTCCGCCCGCTGTTCCATCGGCACACCCCGGTGATCGTGCAGACCTGGGTGACGAAGATAGGTGCCGCTTCGCTGGTCATCGCCTACGAGGTGAAGGACACCCCGGAGTCCGAGGAGATCTACGCGCGGGCCACGACGCTCGTGGTCCCCTACGACCTGGAGAAACAGCGGCCCCGGCGGATCTCGGCCGAGGAGAAGAGCTACCTCCAGAAGTATTTGGACGACGGCTCCACGGCCTCCTTCGTCGCCTGA
- the ettA gene encoding energy-dependent translational throttle protein EttA, producing MAEYIYTMRKTRKAHGDKVILDDVTLSFLPGAKIGVVGPNGAGKSTVLKIMAGLEQPSNGDAFLAPGASVGILLQEPPLDESKTVLENVQDGAAETMGKLKRFNEIAELMATDYSDALLDEMGKLQEDLDHANAWDLDAQLEQAMDALGCPPGEASVVNLSGGEKRRVALCKLLLEQPDLLLLDEPTNHLDAESVNWLEQHLAQYPGTVVAITHDRYFLDNVAEWILELDRGRAIGYEGNYSTYLETKQTRLKVEGAKDQKRAKRLKDELDWVRSNAKGRQAKSKARLARYEEMAAEAEKTRKLDFEEIQIPPGPRLGQIVVEVDHLGKAFGEKVLIDDLSFTLPRNGIVGVIGPNGAGKTTLFKMLQGFEEPDSGKIKVGETVKISYVDQNRSNIDPKKTLWEVVSDGLDFINVGNVEMPSRAYVSAFGFKGPDQQKPAGVLSGGERNRLNLALTLKQGGNLLLLDEPTNDLDVETLSSLENALLDFPGCAVVVSHDRWFLDRVATHILAYEGESRWYWFEGNYESYEKNKIDRLGADAARPHRATYKKLTRG from the coding sequence TTGGCTGAGTACATCTACACCATGCGCAAGACGCGCAAAGCGCACGGCGACAAGGTGATCCTTGATGACGTGACGCTGAGCTTCCTGCCCGGCGCGAAGATCGGTGTCGTGGGCCCCAACGGCGCCGGTAAGTCCACGGTGCTCAAGATCATGGCCGGGCTGGAGCAGCCCTCGAACGGTGACGCGTTCCTCGCGCCGGGAGCCAGCGTCGGCATCCTGCTCCAGGAGCCCCCGCTCGACGAGTCGAAGACCGTGCTGGAGAACGTCCAGGACGGCGCGGCCGAGACCATGGGCAAGCTCAAGCGGTTCAACGAGATCGCCGAACTCATGGCGACCGACTACTCCGACGCGCTCCTCGACGAGATGGGCAAGCTCCAGGAGGACCTGGACCACGCCAACGCCTGGGACCTCGACGCCCAGCTGGAGCAGGCCATGGACGCTCTGGGCTGCCCGCCCGGCGAAGCCTCCGTCGTCAACCTCTCCGGTGGCGAGAAGCGCCGCGTCGCGCTCTGCAAGCTCCTGCTCGAACAGCCCGACCTGCTGCTCCTCGACGAGCCCACCAACCACCTCGACGCCGAGTCGGTCAACTGGCTGGAGCAGCACCTCGCCCAGTACCCGGGCACCGTCGTGGCCATCACCCACGACCGGTACTTCCTGGACAACGTCGCCGAGTGGATCCTTGAGCTCGACCGCGGCCGTGCCATCGGCTACGAGGGCAACTACTCGACGTACCTGGAGACCAAGCAGACGCGTCTGAAGGTCGAGGGCGCCAAGGACCAGAAGCGCGCCAAGCGGCTCAAGGACGAGTTGGACTGGGTCCGCTCCAACGCCAAGGGCAGGCAGGCCAAGTCCAAGGCACGTCTCGCCAGGTACGAGGAGATGGCGGCCGAGGCCGAGAAGACCAGGAAGCTGGACTTCGAGGAGATCCAGATCCCGCCGGGCCCGCGGCTCGGCCAGATCGTCGTCGAGGTCGACCACCTCGGCAAGGCGTTCGGCGAGAAGGTCCTCATCGACGACCTGTCCTTCACCCTCCCGCGCAACGGCATCGTCGGCGTGATCGGCCCCAACGGCGCCGGCAAGACCACGCTGTTCAAGATGCTCCAAGGCTTCGAGGAGCCGGACTCGGGCAAGATCAAGGTCGGCGAGACCGTCAAGATCTCCTACGTCGACCAGAACCGCTCCAACATCGACCCGAAGAAGACGCTGTGGGAGGTCGTCTCCGACGGGCTCGACTTCATCAACGTAGGCAACGTCGAGATGCCTTCGCGCGCCTACGTCTCCGCCTTCGGCTTCAAGGGCCCGGACCAGCAGAAGCCGGCCGGTGTGCTCTCCGGTGGTGAGCGCAACCGCCTCAACCTGGCGCTCACCCTCAAGCAGGGCGGCAACCTGCTGCTCCTCGACGAACCGACCAACGACCTCGACGTCGAGACCCTGTCGTCGCTGGAGAACGCGCTGCTGGACTTCCCCGGCTGCGCCGTGGTCGTCTCCCACGACCGCTGGTTCCTCGACCGCGTCGCCACGCACATCCTGGCGTACGAGGGCGAGTCGCGCTGGTACTGGTTCGAGGGCAACTACGAGTCGTACGAGAAGAACAAGATCGATCGGCTCGGCGCCGACGCGGCCCGCCCGCACCGCGCCACCTACAAGAAGCTGACGCGAGGCTGA
- a CDS encoding LAETG motif-containing sortase-dependent surface protein, with amino-acid sequence MFSVRRRGAAARLAAAALVSGLVATGAIAGAGTAAADEVPQHQGGATTTLGGLSQDNDSAVIHEGGKDEKVSAGLFDMSVDGGGSLQTYCIDIHHPTQTDAKYQETPWSGTSLGKNPNAGKIRWILENSYPQVNNLAELAEKAGAGSLTEKTAAAGTQVAIWRYSDGADVDAANPAAEKLADYLQKAAQSIAEPKASLTLDSVAVSGKAGEKLGPVTVHTNVSASVTASGNAAFGVKIVDKDGKPVTTASDSSQLYFDVPADTEPGTAALTVQATTNVPVGRAFTSDTRSQTQILAGSSDSTVSATATATWADKGAIPAVSAEKNCARGGVDITASNQGDKPFTFELAGVKHTIEAGKSQTITVPVKEDQPYDLTITGPNGFEKEFTGVLDCKTAASNGGGSGDRTDQPSSRPSAASAGHGGPIDSGKGGDLAETGGSSATPIIAGIAIALVVVGGGAVFFLRRKKNVTGR; translated from the coding sequence ATGTTTTCTGTACGAAGGCGGGGTGCCGCCGCCCGTCTCGCCGCCGCGGCGCTCGTGTCCGGTCTCGTCGCGACAGGCGCGATAGCCGGCGCGGGCACAGCCGCCGCGGACGAGGTTCCGCAGCATCAGGGAGGCGCTACGACCACGCTCGGCGGCCTGTCGCAGGACAACGACTCCGCGGTGATCCACGAGGGTGGCAAGGACGAGAAGGTCTCCGCCGGTCTCTTCGACATGTCGGTGGACGGCGGCGGTTCACTCCAGACGTACTGCATCGACATCCATCACCCCACGCAGACGGACGCCAAGTACCAGGAGACCCCCTGGAGCGGTACGTCACTCGGCAAGAACCCCAACGCGGGCAAGATCCGCTGGATCCTTGAAAACTCTTATCCGCAGGTGAACAACCTCGCCGAGCTGGCCGAGAAGGCCGGCGCCGGCAGCCTCACCGAGAAGACCGCGGCGGCCGGCACCCAGGTCGCGATCTGGCGCTACTCGGACGGCGCCGATGTCGACGCGGCCAACCCGGCGGCGGAGAAGCTCGCGGACTACCTCCAGAAGGCCGCGCAGAGCATCGCGGAGCCGAAGGCGTCGCTCACGCTCGACTCGGTCGCGGTCTCCGGCAAGGCGGGCGAGAAACTCGGCCCCGTCACCGTGCACACCAACGTGTCGGCCTCCGTGACCGCGTCAGGCAACGCGGCCTTCGGTGTGAAGATCGTCGACAAGGACGGCAAGCCGGTCACCACCGCCTCCGACAGCTCGCAGCTCTACTTCGACGTCCCCGCCGACACGGAGCCCGGTACCGCCGCGCTCACCGTCCAGGCCACGACCAATGTGCCCGTGGGCCGTGCGTTCACCTCCGACACCCGTAGCCAGACGCAGATCCTGGCCGGCTCCAGCGACTCGACGGTCTCCGCGACCGCCACCGCCACCTGGGCCGACAAGGGAGCGATACCCGCGGTCTCCGCTGAGAAGAACTGCGCCAGGGGCGGCGTCGACATCACCGCGTCGAACCAGGGCGACAAGCCCTTCACCTTCGAGCTCGCCGGGGTGAAGCACACCATCGAGGCGGGCAAGTCGCAGACCATCACGGTCCCCGTCAAGGAGGACCAGCCCTACGACTTGACGATCACGGGCCCGAACGGCTTCGAGAAGGAGTTCACGGGCGTCCTGGACTGCAAGACCGCAGCCAGTAACGGTGGTGGCTCGGGCGACAGGACCGACCAGCCCTCGTCGCGGCCGAGCGCGGCCTCGGCGGGCCACGGCGGCCCCATCGACAGCGGGAAGGGCGGCGACCTCGCCGAGACCGGCGGCTCCAGCGCCACGCCGATCATCGCGGGCATCGCGATCGCGCTGGTCGTCGTCGGCGGCGGAGCGGTGTTCTTCCTGCGCAGGAAGAAGAACGTCACCGGTCGGTGA
- a CDS encoding single-stranded DNA-binding protein, translating into MNEAMITVTGNVATTPVFRELPSGALTRFRLAVTARRYDREKGVWTDGHTNFFTVAAWRGLADNVAASVSVGEPVIVRGRLKVRDEERGGQHWTSVDIEAVSVGHDMARGTSAFRRARKTESTLAPAGGVDADAAASAATGSPPDEAPSEPPSQPPGGPRNGPRRRRGRAETQESPDPVDELFLTGTRE; encoded by the coding sequence ATGAATGAGGCCATGATCACGGTGACGGGAAACGTCGCCACGACACCCGTCTTCCGGGAGTTGCCGAGCGGCGCGCTCACCCGGTTCAGGCTGGCGGTGACGGCCAGGCGGTACGACAGGGAGAAGGGTGTCTGGACCGATGGGCACACCAACTTCTTCACCGTCGCCGCCTGGCGGGGTCTGGCGGACAATGTGGCGGCCTCCGTATCCGTCGGCGAGCCGGTGATCGTGCGGGGACGGCTGAAGGTGCGCGACGAGGAGCGGGGCGGCCAGCACTGGACCTCGGTGGACATCGAGGCGGTGTCGGTGGGGCACGACATGGCGCGGGGCACCTCCGCCTTCCGTCGCGCCAGGAAGACCGAATCGACTCTGGCGCCCGCGGGAGGCGTGGACGCCGACGCGGCGGCGAGCGCGGCGACCGGATCGCCACCCGACGAGGCACCGAGCGAACCACCGAGCCAACCGCCGGGCGGACCGCGGAACGGACCACGGCGCAGGCGTGGTCGGGCTGAGACGCAGGAGAGCCCAGACCCGGTGGACGAGCTGTTTCTGACGGGGACTCGGGAGTAG